ACAAATATGTATATAGTGTATTAGATGATGTTATTCCAGAAGAAATCTTAGGCAAAATCACTTTAGCTGTGAGTATTTTGTTAAACCTTTTTGTTGAAGATAATTGAAAAGTTCAGATCCTTGTTCAGATCACACTCCCTGTGAAAAGCTGGTTGGTCTCTGGAGcagaattgctgctgctgtttgcaccACACTGGGAGTGGTTCTTCAGGGTGCTCATGACTTCTCTGCAGTATGCAGCATGGTGCAAAAGGAGGTCCTGGGGTCAGTAATCAGTTCATGAACAGACCTCAGGACCAGCTTCCTGCTCAGTCTGCTTGAATgtgagcaccagcagcacaggcatCAGCCCAGACCAGAGAAGCTTCTGGCAGTCTTGTGCAAAGGCTCCCAAAAGCACTGGAGAACCTGGCTGATGTTTTCTTGATATAACCTGGAAGTTCTGGCCTAATGAAAAGCCAGGTAATTGAAACAGTTGTGAcctgctgaaaaaaacacagtGTAGGGCTTGAAATAAGTTATTGCTCAGGATAATTAACAGCAGAGATTGTTCTGGCTCCACCCCTTGCTCCCCTCTCCCAGAGTGGGATCTTTGCAGGTCACAGGGGATGTGTGTTCATTTCAGCCCATACCCTCTCTTATATCACCTTCTGTTTGCAAAAGAGgttcagagaaaaatgcttttattatgTGGCATATTAAGACATTGATATCTCCGTGTATTAAATGCTTTTTACCCTTGTTCTTGGAGTTCCAAAAATTTAATAATCACAGGACTCTTTACAGCATCTGcttatttttcatctatttttcttccctaGACTGTGAAAGCACTAAAccacttaaaagaaaacttgaaaatcaTTCACAGAGGTGAGTTCttcatatcttttttttaagttcatgccttttcttcttgtctGTTGAAATAACTGCAAGACTTGTCAGCGACTTTTGGGTCACTCAGTGTAAGCACAGCAGCTGTACCGCCACGAGTCTGAGTGCAGGTTTTGAACAAGTGTCCCAGTGCCTGTTCTGTTGCCCCTTCAGCTTGTGCTTTTTCCATGCAAGTGTGATTTCAGGGTGGTTGGGCATCTGCTTCTGCCTTTGGGCACGTGGCATCTCCGGGGCTGGCTCCATCCCCTCGTGCTCCCCGGCAGGATCCAGCGCCGAGGGTGACGGTGACGGCGCAGCACTGCCGGCCTCgatcctctgcagctgctccgCTTGAAATTGAAACCTCCAGCCGTGACTTACTGGTTTAAATTTCTTTCCCCTGCAGACATCAAACCTTCCAATATTCTTCTGGACAGAAATGGTAATATTAAACTCTGTGACTTTGGCATTAGCGGACAGCTCGTGGACTCCATTGCCAAAACGCGGGATGCAGGGTGCCGGCCGTACATGGCGGTGAGTGGGATGAGCCCTGGGCTCCGTGGGAATCTCACCCTCCCTGTTATCAGCCTGTTTCCTGGGGGATGAACACCCCTTTCCTGGATGAAACTGAGCTCTGGATTGAGCACTGCTGTGGCAGTGTCATCCAGGCTGTGGCAAAGTGACCAGATTCCTGGGTTTTTGCTGggttcttctgctgctgccagggttGTGGTGTTGGAGTGGAGAGGAGCTCTGtgccttccagcagctccaaaacAGCATTAttgcccaggggagcagggctgtcagagtgtgggtttgttttggtctGCAAGAAATCCATTTGCTCTGGTAAGATTATGTCACAGGAGTTATTGCAGAGCAGAATTACAGTGATTTTTGTAAACCACTTTAATTCCAAAGTGTGCCAGAACTTCATTCCAGGAGAATGTGATTCTGGAGAGCAGCAGtagcagagcagctgtgtggaaATTGCTGGGGCTGAGTCGTGGCTCCTGGGAGTCTGTCCTGCGAGTTTGCTGCCCTCCCCCTCCCAGAGAGAAAAGCTGTAGTGGTGATTTTGGAAGCTGTCTGagtattttaaacactttatTGCTTCAAGGTGCTTTGAAAATGCATCTCTGTTCTCACATGAGCTGAGGGTACCTTGTGCAGGGAGTTGTGTGCGTGCTGCTGTTCATATAACTTCAATTTTAGTGCCtgtctttaatttttgttaCATATTTATGTCTCTGTATgctgaaaaatactgttttctgaGCTCTTTTCATCTACCACCaagtagaaaaaaggaaaatatctccCATTTGGCCCTGGCCATGGCTCTCAGATGGCTTTTCTCTGACTGTGGTATCCAAGGCAAAACCTGTCTGCCCTAACTCTGATCTGTATTTGAGCCATGGGTAGGTGGTTAACTCTCCTCAGGCTGTTTGTGTGATTGTGCCCTGACAGTTTCTGATATGTCTGTAAATAGCTGCAGTGCTTCCTTCCCCATGGGATATGGGTGGGTTAGTGCTTCCACAGccctttggttttcctttttcctgtctgtctgtctgtccacaCTGTGCACTGTCTGTGCACTCTTGTGATTTGtgcagctccatcagcagctccagacTTGGGTGGACTCTTAAATGAGCAAAAGTGTTGCAGTtcagtttgtgtttttcagagccttggcagggcacagggtttgtggggcagccagcagctggcaaGTGATGTGGGAGATGATTGgcctcttccctctgcagcctcagtGACTCCTTTCCAAGTACATGAGCATTTCCACATACCAGGGGGCCTGGGAAATGGGGAGATGTCCCCAGTGTGCAGGCACATCATCTGTCAGCTAGTTCTTCAGACCAGCAGAGGCTGATGTCTGAAGGGATGCTGTGATCAAACTGGGTAATACCTGGGAAAGAGTCAGGCTGTCACACTCTCAAAAGgcaaatagtatttttttagTGTAAAATAGGCCAAGAATAGTAGCTCTGTTCAGCCAGGGAGGCTCTGCTTAGGGCTGCTGGATGCTTCTCCCTGATGACAGTGCCATGTTTTGCAAGGCGCACCAACCCCATGGCACTTGCCCCCTTAGGAAGCTGGTCCCCATGTAGCTGTTGGTAACAGTGGCACTGGATGTCAGCCAGTCTGGCTGTGAGTGctctgaggaggcagcaggagccattGTCCAGCTGCCAAGCAAGTGCTGTGTGCTTGAACCAAAAATTGTTGGAGCTGTCAGAGCGAGCGGCGCCTCAGCCttggagctgcagtgctgagaggttgttttgcttttggcttTCAGTTCCCCTGCAATTGTTACAGTGAGCAAAGGCCTGTAAGTGTTGGTACCTCGTGTTctctgaaggaaagaaaggcaggactgagttcccaggcagctgctgtcccctggagcagcctgggctgttcTAATCCCTCCTCATGTGTCTTGTGCTGGTGCTAGCGCTGGGGTTTGCTCCACTGAGCTGCCACAGCCTTCACTCAGCAGTGGGTGCTCCTGGCCAGCCCTGCATCCTGTCTCAGGGCTGCACCCTGTGGTCCCTGCCTTGTCTCTGCCTGTGTGGATGCTGCTGGGAGTGGTCTCTGTGTGCCACGCTGGAGCTGGTGGCCTTtgtgacatttctgttttctgccttcTAAATGCCCCAGTGAACCCAGTGCCTGTCAGAGAGGAAGGGTGAGATTGGAAGTGCTTGGTTTAGGGAGAGGCAGACCCAGCCAGCGTGAGGATGgatgccctgccctgccctgccctgccctgcttctTTAAGACCTCCAGGAATCACCTCCACCCTTGGTCACTCAGATCCTTTTCCCATGTCAGCTTGGAGCCTCTGGCTACAAACTGTGACTTCTCACTTCTCCCTGGTGAAGGTGGACagtggctgctggcactgctgttaGGGTCAGCTGGATGTCTTGTGTTCAGGTGGTTCAAGCTATGTATGCTGTGTTTGTATAGCTGGGGTTTGGAAGAGAGCAAGATCTGTGGTGCCCACTGCTCGTTTTTCAGTCAAGATATGGTGCTTGGGTGGACACTGAACAGGAGAAACCTCATGGCACCCTTCTCTGCATCCAAACTCTGTCCCTTCATCCCATCAGCACATCCAGAGATGGATCTCCACCTCAgccatttcctttcctgcttgCACTTGGCATCAGAAGGACACCTGGCCTGAGCCAGGCTTTGTCTGCAGCCCTTGCTCTAGGTCCCCAGAGTGTGACATGGTGACTCTTCCTTCCTTGGTGTTAATTGCTCCCATGTGATCTACATGGAAAATTCTTAGCATTCTTCCTGCTCTGTATTTAGATGGGACTTATTTTGGTCCATCCTGCTTTCCCTTTAACTGTGCCACCATGGTGTAGGGCCAgatccctgctgctctgctgggtcACAGGAGCAGGGTGCCCCTCCTGGGTGCTCTGTCTCACCAGTGCCACCCATCCCACCAGTCCCTTTGAGCAGTttggccctgcccagagcagctgctccccatgCAGTCCCCTccatctgctctgctgtggcacaTCCCTGTGCATCCGTGGTGTGTGGGTCACAGCACTGGCCAGGCCAGCATCCCCTAATTTGATGTGTTCTGGGTAGGTCCATCCCTGGTGGCAGCTTCCAGCCATCATGGTGACATTTCAGACATCACGGTGTGTCTCCAGTAGAGTTCAGGGCTGGGccacctgctgctgcactttCCAACAGCATCTGCCATGAAATTGTATTAAAATGTAGCTTACAAAGCAACGAGGCCTTTCAGAGTATTTCCTGTAGCCCATAATTTAGAATTTATTGCTATGCAGGTATCTTTACTATTGTTGTAGTCAAAACTGAATGAGAGCCTGTTTCTTTTGACATgttaattattatatttttaacaaaagaagGCAGACTGAGGTTTCTCATAAAGATGTCATGCAAGGCATAAAGATGATTTTTGCTGGCTCAGCTCTCTGGATAACTTTCTCTTAGGTGTGAATCACCCATGTCTGACTCAATATTGCTTTCTATGAAGGACATTTTGGATGTCTTAAAGCCTTGTAACATCATAGTTGCCTTCAAAGGATGACTAAAACCTTGTTTAGAGAGCTTTTCTTAAAGCACATTGTTGTTAATAATTTCTTAGTAGCTGTCTGGTAAGAAGAGTTCTGGTAGATGCTGCTAAGCCTCAGTCCCCAGAGCGGTGGGTGAGATGTTGATTCCAGTTCTTAAGATCCCTTGGGCACAACTTggctgtgaaaacagaaagtgGGACTTTGTGTTAAAGAAATCCCAAAGTTGAACAAAACTAACTAAATAAAACAGTCACAATTATTCAAGGTATTTgtacaaaagggaaaaaaaccccaaagaatcGGACTGTGATAAGTTGCCATTTCTGATCGCCTGTTACACTACACCTCCacaaaatcaatattttaagtGATTCCTTGAGATCTTTCTCTGCTGGGGTTGGATGACTGCCCTGGCCACAGGTTTTAcctctggagctgtgccaggctcaggaGTTTTTTCTAGGTTTGCAGATGCTTCTTGTTGcttcctgcctggcacagaAGCTTGACTGGTCCTTGTTCCATTTCAGCCGGAAAGGATAGATCCCAGCGCGTCCAGGCAAGGCTACGACGTGCGCTCCGACGTCTGGAGCTTGGGGATTACATTGGTAAGTGAgagcctggctgctctgtgcactgTGAGGTGGCACACgtgggcagcacagcccagctccttcgTGTGTTGTGGTTGAAGTGGGCCCTTCCTGGCTTCAGGAACAACCTGGATGCTTTCAGTGTGAGTGGTTCTCCTGAGCCCCTGCAGCTGTGTTTTGTAGAGAGCAAGATGTGAGCAGGGAAGAGGTGTTGGGTTGTAAATGAGTTTTGTGTTCAGAGCCTGAGATGAGGGTGCTGAGTGTggtggtgcagagcagagcacccAGCCTGTGTGAATAAGAATCTGACAGCCCTGACACCTGCTGTGCTTTAGCTGCACAGAGACTTTGGTTAATCCTGGGTTCTGGGATTCTGATTCTTCACTGCCTTAATCACACAGCACTGCTAGCTGCACACATTGGCACAGAGAAGCTCTTACTTTCTCTAGGTtgtgaagcagaagagaaagcagatgCAATAAAGTATGAACCAGTAGCTTCTGTTTTCACCACTGATGtttaaaaatcctcattttcattatcctgacaggagcagggagttggATTCAAGGATCCTTATGGGTCCTCTCCAACTTGAGATATCATGTGATTGTGTTATTCTCATTATGTATTTTCTCTAGTGGTTGTTAGGGTGATTAGGAAGGGACTGGAGGATTTTATTCTCCTGCACTGGTTTGTTTTACAGTCAGTGGAGGAGCACACATGGCCTGTTCAGGGTAAATCTGGCCATGCCCctcacacaggcagcagaactTACTGCTGGGTAAAACTTTCCCTCTACTTAGAATCATACAGGGAATTGGATGAAAAATCTCCTCTCAATTTTCCTTCTTGGGGGGCTCAAAGTTGTtgcagacattttttttcccctgatgaAAACCTGCCTGGTTCTGTTGCTGTCTCCCTGCAGTACGAGCTGGCCACGGGGCGATTCCCCTACCCTAAGTGGAACAGTGTGTTTGACCAGTTGACACAAGTAGTGAAAGGAGACCCACCACAGCTGAGTAACTCAGAGGAAAGGGAGTTTTCCCCAAGTTTCATCAACTTCGTCAACTTGTGGTGAGTGTGTGCTGCTGAAAGCACTTGGGGTTGGCTGGGATTTGGCAAGGGTCATGTGTCCAGCACTTCCTGGCTTCTATTCACATTCCTTCACCAGCGTAAGAGTGAGGACCTCTCACATTTTAGTGGTTTGGAGGTGATGGGGGATTTGTGTAGATTCAGACTGAATGGCAGACCTTGGAAACTGCTCTTCAGGAAAGGAATTAGGAGAAAACCTCTGAGAGGCTGTGCTAGAGAGAGGAGGCATGGTAAGGAGGGAAGTTTTCATGGCAGGAAGTTTGTgtcaggcacagccccagcccctgcacagctGTGATGGCCATGAGGGAGGGAAGTTACTCTTGTGGTCACTCACAGTGCAAGGATGGGTTTTCCAGAAAACCAAAGGAGGTGAGTCCCACTGCGACAGCATCATGTCCTGTAAAATTTGTATTTGATGTCTGTAACATTTCCCCACATTCTCCTAATtatcattttgctttctttagcCTTACAAAGGACGAGTCCAAAAGGCCAAAGTACAAAGAGCTTCTGGTGAGTTCTCAGTGCTGCATCTTTCAGTGCCTCCAACACGCAGCTCACATGGGGCTGGGCTCAGGCAGAAGGGAGATCTGAAGgacagagccctggagctgggcagcagcagggcctgtCTTTGGTGGGGGTGCTAAAGGAGAGAGGGCAGCAATGCTTGGATCTGTCACATGTGGCAACTGTGCACCTTCAAGGAGCTCTGAGCACCTGGAAGGCACCTCTTAGAGGCCCTGGTTCCACAGTCAATCCTGGGGTTTCACATCACTTGATGTGAAAGGGGTTTGCCTGATGTCCTGGCCCAGAACCTCCCTGATGTTatgtcccagctgctctgaTCTGGGTCTGGccagtgctgcctgctgggggCAGAGGGTCAGGGTTCAGAAGAGCGGAGTTTGGGTTTGACCTCTGCAAAGCCACTCCCTGTCACTCCTGTCACTCTCCCCACTGTGACCATGCTGATGTTGAAACCTCTCCTGGAAGTATTGCAGTAAATGTCAGTGCTACAGAGGAGCTGCAGATTCTGTCCCCTCactccctcctgcctctcagCTCCTGACACTCTGGACTGCTGTCCTGCCTGAGTAACCTCCCACCTTAGACATGGCTTCCCAGTGTGGAAAAGCCATGGaccagctgtgtcctggtgtCCTACAGCCACCCCAAAGCGTGTTCTTGCACCAGACAAACTCACCTGGCTCAGTTTTTATCTGAGGGGCAGGTGCCAGGAGGGTGACCAGAGTaactttgttgttttttttatctgcttccAGAAACATCCCTTCATCCTGATGTATGAGGAACGCACAGTGGATGTTGCATGCTATGTTTGTAAAATCCTGGATCAAATGCCAGCAACTCCCAGCTCTCCAATGTACGTGGATTGATACTGCTGCTACATCAAACTCTAGAAAAAGGGCTGAGAGAAAACAAGCTGTAAAGAATTTTCATCACATATTGCAGTGTTTTTAATGCTCGCCCAGACACCATGTGCAATAATATTGGTGTTATTTCCATCCTGTCTGTATACTGTTGTCACATATAAAGTGCATCCCTGTAATACCTGATCACACAGTGTTAGTGTTGGTCACAGAGAGACCTCATCTTGCTCTTTTGTGGACATATTCATGAAATGTGGAAATAAGTACATTTATTTGTTGACTGTGATTGGATAGCACCTAAAATTCATTTCTAGACTCAAAACTTGGAGACTCCTCAGCAGCTActggaaagatttttctctcaaaCTCTTCCAATTGTTGTTTcaagtaataataaaaagcaaacaaacaaaagttaGGCGTTGTCTGTCTGAACATTAAGAGACTTTGCCTGGAGGGAGAAGAACTTGCTTAACCAACGAGATGCTTTGCCTTCTGGAGCTGGAAAGGCAAAGGAGAATTTTATTCTTCACAAAGTGCAATAGATTTACTGCTATGAAATTCTGTTGCTTTACAGTCGCAGTGTACTTTCTGGGGACAGTGTGCTCAGCTGAACTTCCTGTTAAAGAGAGATCATGTTAAATATAGTGAATATGTCTTTACCAAAAATATGTTGCGTTGAAAGAGGCTAACATTAAACTATTGAGATGGGACATAATGTATTCTTCCTCCTTTTACCAAGCCAGCCACTCTTCACTCTTAACTAGGTGTCCTGTAAATTGTTACCTGGTAAGATAAGACCTTTGACCTGAAGAACTATTAAACTACTTGATTGAATTTAACCTGCTTGTTGACCTGGTTTATAGTGCACAGTGCTCACCACCCActggctttgctttgccttcacCCAGTGCCATccacagaggctgcagctgcttgaATGGGCcaccagctgctggctgtgagtCCTGGTCAGTGTTTCTCATGTTccttgctgtccccagccctgctgcttgTGCCTggggcc
The sequence above is a segment of the Sylvia atricapilla isolate bSylAtr1 chromosome 18, bSylAtr1.pri, whole genome shotgun sequence genome. Coding sequences within it:
- the MAP2K4 gene encoding dual specificity mitogen-activated protein kinase kinase 4 isoform X2 translates to MATPSPSGGSGGSGSGPGPGAASSSSSMQGKRKALKLNFANPPFKSTARFTLNTSGVPFQNPHIERLRTHSIESSGKLKISPEQHWDFTAEDLKDLGEIGRGAYGSVNKMVHKPSGQIMAVKRIRSTVDEKEQKQLLMDLDVVMRSSDCPYIVQFYGALFREGDCWICMELMSTSFDKFYKYVYSVLDDVIPEEILGKITLATVKALNHLKENLKIIHRDIKPSNILLDRNGNIKLCDFGISGQLVDSIAKTRDAGCRPYMAPERIDPSASRQGYDVRSDVWSLGITLYELATGRFPYPKWNSVFDQLTQVVKGDPPQLSNSEEREFSPSFINFVNLCLTKDESKRPKYKELLKHPFILMYEERTVDVACYVCKILDQMPATPSSPMYVD
- the MAP2K4 gene encoding dual specificity mitogen-activated protein kinase kinase 4 isoform X1, producing the protein MATPSPSGGSGGSGSGPGPGAASSSSSMQGKRKALKLNFANPPFKSTARFTLNTSGVPFQNPHIDTQATLGSNHIVPFSFKRREADLIQKLSSRLQERLRTHSIESSGKLKISPEQHWDFTAEDLKDLGEIGRGAYGSVNKMVHKPSGQIMAVKRIRSTVDEKEQKQLLMDLDVVMRSSDCPYIVQFYGALFREGDCWICMELMSTSFDKFYKYVYSVLDDVIPEEILGKITLATVKALNHLKENLKIIHRDIKPSNILLDRNGNIKLCDFGISGQLVDSIAKTRDAGCRPYMAPERIDPSASRQGYDVRSDVWSLGITLYELATGRFPYPKWNSVFDQLTQVVKGDPPQLSNSEEREFSPSFINFVNLCLTKDESKRPKYKELLKHPFILMYEERTVDVACYVCKILDQMPATPSSPMYVD